Proteins encoded by one window of Clostridium perfringens:
- a CDS encoding tetratricopeptide repeat protein, which produces MKNSKEALEGAYNNALDLILNKKLKEGEKLLEKIYGSGNINIDILNLLGIIKYMYCDFYGAKKYWNESLKVSCEDNKASEFIEDIESDDFKLISEKYIYSLNLIEDKNYSQAIEVLEEINKGRSELIEVKILLALLYMIIDEKNKAFKNIESALSYDISNYKIKEIYNEIKCDLAKDEEKEESEELTFSESILNLVMILNYRINSFYEEELKYRNEEIKSLYEEIKNMNLEIESLNTKKEKLSL; this is translated from the coding sequence ATGAAAAATAGTAAAGAAGCTTTAGAAGGTGCTTATAATAATGCTTTAGATTTAATCTTAAATAAAAAATTGAAAGAGGGAGAAAAGCTCTTAGAAAAAATTTATGGCTCTGGAAATATAAATATAGATATTTTAAATCTTTTAGGGATAATAAAATATATGTATTGCGATTTTTATGGAGCTAAGAAATATTGGAATGAGAGTTTGAAAGTTTCATGTGAAGATAATAAGGCTTCTGAATTTATAGAAGATATAGAAAGTGATGATTTTAAACTAATAAGTGAAAAATATATATATTCACTAAACTTAATAGAAGATAAAAATTATTCACAAGCAATAGAGGTTTTAGAGGAAATTAATAAAGGAAGAAGTGAATTAATAGAAGTTAAAATTCTATTAGCATTATTATATATGATAATAGATGAGAAAAATAAGGCCTTTAAAAATATAGAAAGTGCTTTATCATATGATATATCAAATTATAAGATAAAAGAGATATATAATGAAATAAAATGTGATTTAGCAAAGGATGAAGAAAAAGAGGAAAGTGAAGAATTAACTTTTTCTGAGTCTATTCTAAATTTGGTAATGATTTTGAATTATAGGATAAACTCTTTTTATGAAGAGGAATTAAAGTATAGAAATGAAGAAATAAAATCCTTATATGAAGAAATCAAAAATATGAATTTAGAAATTGAATCTTTAAATACTAAAAAAGAAAAATTGAGTTTATAA
- a CDS encoding Hsp70 family protein, whose protein sequence is MGRIIGIDLGTTTSEIAYVKDGKPCIIRNIEEGDEHAIPSVVSIEGDEIKVGKKAKNQILLKPELTVAEVKRVMGTENIIQIQGKEYRPEEISALILKKLKEVAEYFLGEEVEEAVITVPANFNDIQRKATKNAGEIAGFKVERIINEPTAAAMAYGVDNLDKNGNILVYDFGGGTFDVTILEMFNGVLDVKVSRGNNYLGGKDIDNKLIDHVVNEFNKSTGVKLDTSDSRILARLKEGVEEAKKTLSTSKMAEIVLPYISADKDNNPINLEMVLTREEFEFNVKEIIDSTEDIVNEALEDANITDNEIDTVLLVGGSSRIPYVRNMLEKRFKGKIARGVNPDEAVALGASVQAAIKNDIPVGDSGTIIVTDTCNYTLGVALKGGIFDPIIDRDSKLPANVTKRYCTVMDNQTEVLVSVYEGESRYVSDNTLIDEFILSGIPKADTGKEKIDITFTYDLNGILNVSAEILSTGDEISKIMSTKGLSKEEIQDLKEVVSSNENNNELVPWKSANLFKLVEPNFRLAERKIPMLPSADREKLQEIMSDMKDAIVDNDKMALMKLDEELTDFLFDFVN, encoded by the coding sequence ATGGGAAGAATAATAGGAATTGATTTAGGGACAACAACTTCAGAAATAGCTTATGTAAAAGATGGTAAGCCATGCATAATAAGAAATATTGAAGAAGGAGATGAACATGCTATTCCATCAGTGGTTTCTATAGAAGGAGATGAAATAAAGGTTGGAAAGAAAGCTAAAAATCAAATTTTACTAAAGCCTGAATTAACAGTTGCTGAAGTAAAGAGAGTTATGGGAACAGAAAATATTATACAAATTCAAGGGAAAGAATACAGACCAGAAGAAATTTCAGCGCTAATTTTAAAAAAATTAAAAGAAGTAGCTGAATATTTTTTAGGAGAAGAAGTAGAAGAGGCTGTAATAACTGTCCCTGCTAATTTTAATGATATACAAAGAAAAGCTACAAAAAATGCTGGGGAAATAGCTGGTTTTAAAGTAGAAAGAATAATAAATGAACCTACTGCGGCTGCCATGGCTTATGGAGTAGACAACCTAGATAAAAACGGTAATATTCTAGTTTATGACTTTGGAGGGGGAACCTTTGACGTAACTATATTAGAAATGTTTAATGGAGTTTTAGATGTAAAGGTAAGTAGAGGAAATAATTATTTAGGTGGAAAAGATATTGATAATAAATTAATAGACCATGTGGTAAATGAATTTAATAAATCAACAGGTGTAAAATTAGATACCTCAGATAGTAGAATTTTGGCGAGACTTAAAGAAGGGGTAGAGGAAGCTAAAAAAACATTATCCACATCTAAGATGGCTGAAATAGTACTTCCTTATATTAGTGCTGACAAAGATAATAATCCAATAAACTTAGAAATGGTATTAACTAGGGAAGAATTTGAGTTTAATGTTAAAGAGATAATAGATTCTACTGAGGATATAGTAAATGAGGCTTTAGAGGATGCAAATATTACTGATAATGAGATAGATACAGTATTATTAGTTGGTGGTTCTAGTAGAATACCTTATGTAAGAAATATGCTTGAAAAAAGATTTAAAGGAAAAATAGCAAGGGGAGTAAATCCAGATGAGGCTGTGGCTTTAGGGGCTTCAGTACAAGCTGCTATTAAAAATGATATTCCAGTTGGAGATTCAGGTACAATAATAGTTACTGATACATGCAACTATACTTTAGGAGTGGCATTAAAGGGAGGAATATTTGATCCTATAATTGATAGAGATTCAAAATTACCTGCAAATGTAACAAAGAGATATTGTACAGTCATGGATAATCAAACAGAAGTATTAGTAAGTGTTTATGAAGGTGAAAGTAGATATGTTAGTGATAATACCTTAATAGATGAATTTATATTATCAGGAATACCAAAGGCTGATACTGGTAAAGAAAAAATAGATATTACCTTTACCTATGATTTAAATGGAATTTTAAATGTTTCAGCAGAAATTCTTTCTACTGGAGATGAAATTTCTAAAATAATGTCTACTAAAGGCCTTTCAAAAGAAGAGATTCAGGATCTTAAAGAGGTAGTTTCAAGTAATGAAAATAATAATGAACTTGTACCTTGGAAATCAGCCAATTTATTTAAATTAGTAGAACCTAACTTTAGATTAGCAGAAAGAAAAATTCCTATGCTACCAAGTGCCGATAGAGAAAAGCTTCAAGAAATTATGAGTGATATGAAGGATGCCATAGTAGATAATGATAAAATGGCACTTATGAAATTAGATGAAGAACTTACAGATTTTTTATTTGATTTCGTAAATTAA
- the grpE gene encoding nucleotide exchange factor GrpE: MNYEEALKDICEEKKYIDLFEEDRGLKEIKNFIKKIAIQNENMNQGYIEEVYKIASSLEWITTYISKKSEEEELRSKRINKELEIREKRLVKSIISIVDNIKYIYDFSQKSNNEVLNEAMNNLLNTVKRAMVNVDILLIDGKETFFDESLHECVSTIWNDERKDYEINEVLKFGYIYKGKVERTAQVVVVKNKEDIEWEE, encoded by the coding sequence TTGAATTATGAAGAGGCTTTAAAGGATATTTGTGAAGAAAAAAAGTATATAGATTTATTTGAAGAGGATAGAGGATTAAAAGAAATAAAAAATTTTATAAAAAAAATAGCCATACAAAATGAAAATATGAATCAAGGATATATTGAAGAGGTCTATAAAATAGCTAGTAGCCTTGAATGGATTACAACCTATATAAGTAAAAAGAGTGAGGAAGAAGAGCTAAGAAGTAAAAGAATAAACAAAGAATTAGAAATAAGAGAAAAGAGATTAGTTAAAAGCATAATAAGTATAGTGGACAATATAAAATATATTTATGATTTTAGCCAAAAATCTAACAATGAAGTATTAAATGAGGCTATGAATAATCTATTAAACACAGTAAAAAGGGCAATGGTGAATGTAGATATCCTTCTTATTGATGGGAAAGAAACTTTTTTTGATGAAAGCTTACATGAGTGTGTTAGTACTATTTGGAATGACGAAAGAAAAGATTATGAGATAAACGAGGTTTTAAAGTTTGGATACATATACAAGGGAAAAGTTGAGAGGACAGCTCAAGTAGTAGTAGTTAAAAATAAGGAGGATATAGAATGGGAAGAATAA
- a CDS encoding tetratricopeptide repeat protein: MIDYFKELNIQIDASDNEVKNAYFNMTKKYPPEKFPKEYRVIRDAYETLIDKSKRDAYILETFDIEIKNILNEGIDLAKSEKYDLAALNFEKVLKKYPDNSKVKKDLAVCLMRGRNYKKSSKILKELVIREPNNIEYYKLLINAYGDNYDLKNLESVLKKSLNLKNVEVDFYLKLFEIYNESELRDYTKAIKVLKDGLENKNINSKKYKLYLKFLDLSDRLDCKDDFNKGCEALSGIILKDNYEEVKSSILNLLDRILKEFHFKNGVRLTSTALVLIDEKKDMETLEKIMDLRRSFLELSRLYEDKSINEDFKKIVFYNAVSKFLKDDIEFNRDFERINQNFFNNFNFENDELVKSIGKLKNDYRNVYLETRKLSDKVLGRYSKVQKIKEEKNVPKEFYSNRREGNPVKILFRKVINSFRDK, encoded by the coding sequence ATGATAGATTATTTTAAAGAATTAAATATTCAGATAGATGCCTCTGATAATGAAGTTAAAAATGCCTATTTTAATATGACTAAAAAATATCCACCAGAAAAGTTTCCAAAGGAATATAGAGTTATAAGGGATGCCTATGAAACCTTAATAGACAAGTCTAAAAGGGATGCATATATTTTAGAGACTTTTGATATTGAAATAAAAAATATACTTAATGAAGGTATTGATTTAGCTAAAAGTGAAAAATATGATTTAGCAGCTTTGAATTTTGAAAAAGTTCTTAAAAAATACCCTGATAATTCAAAGGTTAAAAAGGACTTAGCTGTATGTTTAATGAGAGGTAGAAATTATAAAAAAAGTTCTAAGATATTAAAAGAATTAGTTATAAGAGAACCTAACAATATAGAATACTATAAGCTTTTAATAAATGCCTATGGAGATAATTATGATCTTAAAAATTTAGAGAGTGTCCTTAAAAAGAGCTTGAATTTAAAAAATGTAGAAGTAGATTTTTACTTAAAGTTATTTGAAATTTACAATGAAAGCGAATTAAGGGATTATACAAAGGCTATTAAGGTTTTAAAGGATGGCTTAGAAAATAAAAATATAAATTCAAAGAAGTATAAGTTATACCTTAAGTTTTTAGATTTATCAGATAGATTAGATTGCAAAGATGATTTTAATAAGGGGTGTGAAGCTTTAAGCGGAATCATTTTAAAGGATAATTATGAAGAAGTAAAAAGTTCAATATTAAATTTATTAGATAGAATTTTAAAAGAGTTTCATTTTAAAAATGGAGTTAGACTTACATCAACAGCTTTAGTTTTAATAGATGAAAAAAAAGATATGGAAACCTTAGAAAAGATAATGGATTTAAGGCGTAGTTTTTTAGAACTATCTAGGCTTTATGAGGATAAGAGTATAAATGAAGATTTTAAAAAGATAGTATTTTATAATGCTGTAAGCAAATTTTTAAAGGATGATATTGAATTTAATAGGGATTTTGAAAGAATAAATCAAAACTTTTTTAATAACTTTAACTTTGAAAATGATGAATTAGTAAAATCAATTGGGAAGTTAAAAAATGATTATAGGAATGTGTACTTAGAAACAAGAAAGTTAAGTGATAAGGTCTTGGGTAGATATAGCAAAGTTCAGAAGATAAAAGAGGAAAAGAATGTACCTAAGGAATTTTATTCTAATAGGAGAGAGGGGAATCCCGTAAAAATTTTATTTAGAAAAGTAATAAATAGTTTTAGAGATAAATAA
- a CDS encoding putative bifunctional diguanylate cyclase/phosphodiesterase, whose protein sequence is MTHRPMLNKIKLFFIVQIILSFLVLAGTLISILVIPSHLPDYFIWAIAFSFWVFQCGFSTIFAFRYRISKSSLSTIKLSFILIGSIQILITLATNLFGIFDLPIFNTLIIKNFQFLILSLIFIVMIYKLIKDMLKYRVLKDYIIRDSFFTFIPFAFIIYKNSKYFISSIYFLDDSVYSLALLNINSLRIFLEGFLIILIFVKTIYLRGNKKSSFLLLIYFYVSNLNCYIVSYFNSKLLFSHYLYQGIGIYFICPILLMLSIYYSITEQEKAPDQVLFDDSYMNINNSWISITIGIFPVSFSAIDIISSSIASGDFNGIESLVIILLVMILLVCRDVILRKDNLRLIASVKRANEIDFLTNMYSRNYFLKKLETINTDYALFFIDIKSFKDINNIFGHVVGDKVLVEVANKFKELKLLLGKNVFYCRYSGNEFALISKLDQVDLILKFFRDLENIKIQHNSDLIHINFNIGYSLNDSNINLDLLIQETDYALMRAKKLKGPNNSILMYDDNLKTDLEHMNILKKDFKNDLLTGKFHLVFQPKVCVKTLKIVGFETLLRWKHDKLGEISPSKFVPIAENLGEISSLDLYVFKKSCEFQRCLIDKGIKLKCSVNLSLNTLKSYEKINEILNIYKEYKIPKHLITAEILENVSLNNNAKTISYINLLRENGICISIDDFGTGYSSLSQISNLYFDELKIPREFVIDARTPSKLAVIEAISILAKKLKVTSVIEGVENYEDFKLFSSLGFDIVQGYYFSKPLTKSEIIDYIKVNINNKIS, encoded by the coding sequence ATGACGCATAGACCTATGCTCAATAAGATAAAACTTTTTTTTATAGTTCAAATTATATTAAGTTTTTTAGTTTTGGCAGGAACATTAATTTCTATATTGGTAATACCATCACACTTACCAGACTACTTTATATGGGCCATAGCCTTTTCATTTTGGGTTTTTCAATGTGGCTTTAGTACAATCTTTGCATTTAGATATAGAATTTCTAAAAGTTCTCTAAGCACCATAAAATTAAGCTTTATATTAATTGGAAGCATACAAATTTTAATAACCTTAGCAACAAACTTGTTTGGTATATTTGACCTTCCAATTTTTAATACACTAATAATAAAAAACTTTCAATTTTTAATATTATCATTGATATTTATTGTAATGATTTATAAACTTATAAAAGATATGCTTAAGTATAGGGTTTTAAAGGATTATATTATTCGTGATTCATTTTTTACCTTTATACCTTTTGCTTTTATTATTTATAAAAATTCTAAATACTTTATATCCTCAATATATTTCTTAGATGATTCAGTATATAGTTTGGCTCTATTAAATATAAACAGCTTAAGGATTTTTTTAGAAGGATTTCTTATTATATTGATCTTTGTAAAAACTATTTATTTAAGAGGAAATAAAAAGAGTAGTTTTCTATTATTAATCTACTTTTATGTTTCAAATCTTAACTGCTATATAGTCTCATATTTTAATAGTAAGTTGCTTTTTTCTCATTACTTATATCAAGGTATTGGAATCTACTTTATATGTCCAATATTATTAATGCTTTCTATATATTATTCAATTACAGAACAAGAAAAAGCTCCAGATCAAGTGCTATTTGATGATTCCTATATGAATATAAATAACTCATGGATAAGTATTACTATTGGAATTTTCCCAGTATCCTTTTCGGCTATAGATATAATTTCATCTTCTATAGCAAGTGGTGATTTTAACGGCATAGAAAGCTTAGTAATTATACTTCTTGTTATGATTTTACTAGTATGTAGAGATGTTATATTAAGAAAAGATAATCTAAGATTAATTGCAAGTGTTAAGAGGGCTAATGAAATAGACTTTTTAACTAATATGTATAGTAGAAATTATTTTTTAAAGAAACTTGAAACCATAAATACTGATTATGCACTTTTCTTTATAGATATAAAGAGCTTTAAGGACATTAATAATATTTTTGGACATGTTGTTGGTGATAAGGTATTAGTAGAAGTTGCAAATAAATTTAAAGAACTTAAACTACTTCTAGGTAAAAATGTTTTCTACTGTAGATATAGCGGAAATGAATTTGCCTTAATCTCTAAATTAGATCAAGTTGATCTTATATTAAAATTTTTTAGAGACCTTGAAAATATAAAAATTCAACATAACTCTGATTTAATACATATAAACTTTAATATTGGATATTCATTAAATGATTCAAATATTAACTTAGACTTACTAATTCAAGAAACAGATTATGCTCTAATGAGAGCTAAGAAGCTTAAAGGTCCTAATAACTCTATACTTATGTATGATGATAATTTAAAAACTGATTTAGAACATATGAATATATTAAAAAAGGATTTTAAAAATGATCTTTTAACAGGTAAGTTTCATTTAGTCTTCCAACCTAAAGTTTGCGTAAAAACATTAAAAATAGTTGGTTTTGAAACTCTACTTCGTTGGAAACATGATAAACTAGGTGAAATTTCTCCTTCTAAGTTTGTACCTATAGCTGAAAACTTAGGTGAAATTTCTTCCCTTGACTTATATGTTTTTAAAAAGTCCTGTGAATTTCAAAGATGCTTAATAGATAAAGGAATAAAATTAAAGTGCAGTGTAAATTTATCCTTAAACACTTTAAAATCCTATGAAAAAATCAATGAAATTCTAAATATTTATAAAGAATATAAAATTCCAAAACATTTAATAACAGCAGAAATATTAGAAAATGTATCACTAAATAATAATGCTAAAACAATCTCTTATATTAATCTTCTTAGAGAAAATGGAATTTGTATATCCATAGATGACTTTGGTACAGGCTATTCTTCTCTTAGCCAAATATCTAATCTGTATTTTGATGAATTAAAGATTCCAAGAGAGTTTGTAATAGATGCAAGAACCCCTAGTAAATTAGCTGTTATTGAAGCAATATCTATATTAGCCAAAAAATTAAAGGTAACCTCTGTTATTGAAGGGGTAGAAAATTATGAAGACTTTAAATTATTTAGTAGTTTAGGATTTGATATTGTTCAAGGATATTATTTCTCTAAACCCTTAACTAAATCTGAAATAATAGATTATATAAAAGTTAATATTAATAACAAAATAAGCTAG
- a CDS encoding HAD family hydrolase — MNTTKIALFDVDKTLIHGDSMFYLLKYTIKKKPYLSFHLPILFIKLLGYKAKIITTTKAKESMFYTLNYLCEGDLSDFFNTMIKPKIYKDALTKIKDLKSKGYYILLISASPECYLKYFEDEDFIDGVIGTKFEFINGRFINKISGLNCKGEEKVSRINTFLQEHDLIIDKENSVAYSDSLSDAPMFSLVKNAYLINSKSSNHEYEILKWK; from the coding sequence ATGAATACTACTAAAATAGCTTTATTTGATGTAGATAAAACATTGATACATGGTGATTCCATGTTTTATTTACTTAAATACACAATAAAGAAAAAACCTTATTTATCCTTTCATTTACCTATATTATTTATAAAATTATTAGGATATAAGGCTAAAATAATAACTACTACCAAAGCAAAAGAATCTATGTTTTATACCTTAAATTATCTCTGTGAAGGTGATTTAAGTGACTTTTTTAATACAATGATAAAACCTAAGATTTATAAAGATGCTTTGACTAAAATTAAAGATTTAAAAAGTAAAGGATATTATATATTATTGATTTCAGCATCTCCAGAATGTTACTTAAAATATTTTGAGGATGAAGATTTTATAGATGGTGTAATAGGAACTAAATTCGAATTTATAAATGGCAGATTTATAAACAAAATAAGTGGACTAAATTGTAAGGGTGAAGAAAAGGTCTCAAGAATAAATACATTTTTACAAGAACATGATTTGATAATTGATAAAGAAAATTCCGTTGCTTATTCTGACTCTTTATCAGATGCGCCAATGTTTAGTTTAGTTAAGAATGCATATCTTATTAATAGCAAAAGTTCAAATCATGAATATGAAATATTAAAATGGAAGTAG
- a CDS encoding EamA family transporter, which translates to MKNKNLNKGIILIFFSALCTSFGQLFWKIGVDSNLFLLIIGFVLYGIGALSMILALKFGDLSIIHPLMCTSYIFALINGSLFLKEHISLVQLLGIIVIITGVIFIARGKSYE; encoded by the coding sequence TTGAAGAATAAAAATTTAAATAAAGGGATAATTTTAATATTTTTCTCCGCACTCTGTACTTCTTTCGGACAATTATTTTGGAAAATAGGGGTTGATTCTAATCTCTTTCTATTAATTATAGGTTTTGTCCTATATGGCATAGGAGCTCTTAGTATGATATTAGCCTTAAAATTTGGAGATCTTTCAATAATACACCCTTTAATGTGCACAAGTTATATATTTGCATTAATTAATGGTAGCTTATTTCTAAAAGAACATATATCATTAGTTCAATTATTAGGAATTATAGTTATTATTACTGGAGTTATTTTTATAGCAAGAGGTAAATCTTATGAATAA
- a CDS encoding EamA family transporter, with translation MNNIYLVFPIMTFFGALGGFFFKKGAENVDNFLSLIFNFKIYIGGFFYVTAAILNIFVLKYLPYSIVLPLTAMTYIWTMILAKIALGEKITSNKIIGTILIILGSLLIAI, from the coding sequence ATGAATAATATATACTTAGTTTTTCCCATAATGACATTCTTCGGTGCATTAGGTGGTTTCTTTTTTAAAAAAGGTGCAGAAAATGTAGATAACTTCTTATCTCTTATATTTAATTTCAAAATTTACATAGGTGGTTTTTTCTATGTAACAGCTGCTATTTTAAATATATTTGTACTTAAATATCTACCTTATAGCATTGTACTACCTCTTACTGCCATGACTTACATATGGACTATGATCTTAGCCAAAATAGCTTTAGGTGAAAAAATAACTAGTAATAAGATTATAGGTACAATATTAATAATTTTAGGTTCTCTACTAATAGCTATATAA
- a CDS encoding glycosyltransferase family 39 protein, producing the protein MFICAGEFLTGSNYMFRGTSYFARFPHMTATVLYFAIIRNFFSNPLIAIRIINILLSMFNIILLYMISKEIFKDEKKSFWILLISALYPPMILYNNVYCSENLAMPLLLLSVLMFFKSINNKQNLLYLCLSGIFLSLSHLFRPNGYVFIIAYIMYLFLYFKENITVKLKNILVVLVSFIVPFVLFSTLLIKLNITEYPLWHGTEPPSISMLKGTNIASGGKWNEEDFKVFHDCDENYEKADKKAKEIIKDRLINTPKLELAKFYVSKFSNFWNNGSFAGDYWSEAGLDEAYNKEDYLKMLGKENGNMTIRISEEGVFYIQSFYIILLALSYVGLYKNKSKRKNLIDLLYILFGGMSLQLLLIEAQDRYSYPLSWIFIILAMTAFNPKENEEALDYD; encoded by the coding sequence ATGTTTATATGTGCAGGTGAATTTCTAACTGGAAGTAACTATATGTTTAGAGGAACAAGTTACTTTGCAAGATTTCCACATATGACAGCAACAGTACTTTATTTTGCCATAATAAGAAATTTTTTTAGTAACCCCTTAATAGCTATCCGAATTATAAATATATTACTTTCAATGTTTAACATAATTTTGCTTTATATGATTTCTAAAGAAATTTTTAAAGATGAAAAGAAAAGTTTTTGGATTTTATTAATAAGTGCCCTGTATCCACCTATGATATTATATAACAATGTTTATTGTTCAGAAAACTTAGCTATGCCACTTTTATTGCTAAGTGTACTTATGTTCTTTAAATCAATAAACAATAAACAAAATTTATTATACTTATGTCTATCTGGAATCTTTTTAAGCTTATCTCATTTATTTAGACCTAATGGATATGTTTTTATAATAGCTTACATAATGTATTTATTTCTTTATTTCAAAGAAAACATTACTGTTAAGCTTAAAAATATTCTAGTAGTATTAGTATCATTTATAGTTCCTTTTGTTTTATTTAGTACACTGCTTATTAAATTAAATATAACTGAATATCCTCTTTGGCATGGTACAGAACCACCAAGCATTTCTATGCTAAAAGGAACAAATATAGCTTCTGGTGGAAAGTGGAATGAAGAGGACTTTAAAGTTTTTCATGACTGTGATGAAAACTATGAAAAGGCTGATAAAAAGGCTAAAGAAATAATAAAAGACAGATTAATAAATACTCCTAAATTAGAGCTTGCTAAATTCTATGTTTCAAAATTTTCAAACTTCTGGAATAATGGAAGTTTTGCTGGTGATTACTGGTCTGAAGCTGGATTAGATGAAGCTTATAATAAGGAAGATTACCTAAAAATGCTAGGAAAAGAAAATGGAAATATGACTATAAGAATCAGTGAAGAAGGAGTATTCTATATTCAAAGTTTCTACATTATACTTCTTGCATTATCATATGTTGGATTATATAAAAATAAGTCAAAAAGAAAGAACTTAATTGATCTTCTTTATATACTTTTTGGTGGTATGTCACTACAGTTATTACTTATAGAAGCTCAAGACAGATATTCATATCCTTTATCATGGATATTTATAATTCTTGCCATGACTGCTTTTAATCCAAAAGAAAATGAGGAGGCGTTAGATTATGATTAA
- a CDS encoding decaprenyl-phosphate phosphoribosyltransferase, producing the protein MIKYIIKLLRPNQWIKNLFIFGPIIFSNKFLNIDILKNNILTFIAFCFISSTVYIMNDIVDVENDRKHPNKCKRPIASGKVSIPVAILIGIILCITSLAIAFSLKISILFIIIVYLINNIFYSFKIKNLVIIDVFSIALGFIFRVLAGSFATGVLASDWIILCTLFLSLFLGFGKRRNEVIFLGENASTHRKNLSKYNLEFLDKVINISLTCTIVFYSIYCILGTSIRFFTFTDILVIWGTIRYYYLMYSSSEGESPTDLVLKDKQLIYLILIWGIFCIILLNLNNYNFYY; encoded by the coding sequence ATGATTAAATACATAATCAAACTACTTAGACCAAATCAATGGATAAAGAATCTATTTATATTTGGCCCAATAATTTTTTCAAATAAATTTTTAAATATTGATATTCTAAAAAATAATATACTTACCTTTATAGCATTTTGCTTTATATCTTCCACAGTCTACATAATGAACGATATTGTAGATGTAGAAAATGATAGAAAGCACCCAAACAAATGTAAAAGACCTATAGCTAGCGGTAAAGTTAGTATTCCAGTAGCAATATTAATTGGCATAATTCTTTGCATAACCTCTTTAGCTATAGCCTTTAGCTTAAAAATTTCTATATTATTTATAATAATTGTTTATTTAATAAATAATATATTTTACTCATTTAAAATTAAAAATTTAGTTATTATAGATGTCTTCTCAATAGCATTAGGATTTATTTTTAGAGTATTAGCTGGTAGTTTTGCTACTGGTGTCCTTGCATCAGATTGGATAATTTTATGTACATTATTTTTATCTTTATTTTTAGGTTTTGGTAAAAGAAGAAATGAAGTTATTTTTTTAGGTGAAAATGCAAGTACTCATAGAAAAAATTTATCAAAATATAATTTAGAATTTTTAGATAAAGTAATTAATATTTCACTAACTTGTACAATAGTCTTTTATTCTATATATTGTATTTTAGGTACATCAATAAGATTTTTTACTTTTACAGACATATTGGTAATCTGGGGAACAATAAGATACTATTATTTAATGTATTCCAGTAGTGAAGGAGAAAGCCCTACTGATTTAGTTCTTAAAGATAAACAATTAATCTATTTAATATTAATATGGGGAATTTTTTGTATAATCTTACTTAACTTAAATAATTATAATTTTTATTATTAA